In Ciconia boyciana chromosome 3, ASM3463844v1, whole genome shotgun sequence, a genomic segment contains:
- the TMEM200A gene encoding transmembrane protein 200A isoform X1 yields the protein MVQYRTMIATGGVITGLAALKRQDSARSQQHVNLATAPASEEKKPVRRRPRADVVIVRGKIRLYSPSGFFLVLGVLIAFLGIAMAILGYWPQKEQLLGSEDNLSVNETQVLRSQGSILLRFFEQHVHSDKMKMLGPFTMGIGIFIFICANAILHENRDKETKIIHMRDIYSTVIDIHTLRIKEQKQLSGAFTGLLGEGELGHSGSSCASRLAANTVAPFSGFKSNFRMDSSAEEDEITLSEDRTTGSLLPPLLTEQSGSVFGLYPHSTKASDDKNTSSIKCETKSIVSSSISAFTLPVIKLNNCVIDEPSIDNITEDSEITRSRSRNLSMDSLAIPLTDTNESYRPAATMLPRHNSFVDTPSDQFKSSMTLGPSTGKLLSPGAARKQFGSNTSLHLLSSHSKSLDLDRGPSTLTVQAEQRKHPSWPRLDRSNSKGYMKLENKEDPMDRLLVPQAAVKKDFTNKEKLLMISRSHNNLSFEHDEFLSNNLKRGTSETRF from the coding sequence ggtaCAATATAGAACTATGATAGCAACCGGAGGAGTCATAACAGGACTGGCTGCCTTAAAAAGGCAAGACTCTGCCAGATCTCAGCAACATGTAAATCTTGCCACAGCACCAGCTTCTGAGGAGAAGAAACCAGTTAGACGCCGGCCCAGGGCAGATGTAGTAATTGTCAGGGGCAAAATCCGTCTCTATTCTCCATCAGGATTCTTCCTGGTTTTGGGAGTGCTTATCGCATTCTTGGGAATTGCAATGGCCATCCTTGGATACTGGCCCCAAAAGGAACAGCTTTTAGGATCTGAAGATAATCTATCTGTAAATGAAACCCAGGTCCTGAGAAGTCAAGGAAGCATTTTACTGCGTTTCTTTGAACAGCATGTGCACTCAGATAAGATGAAAATGCTGGGCCCTTTTACTATGGGTATTggaatcttcatttttatttgcgCAAATGCCATTCTGCATGAAAACCGtgacaaggaaacaaaaatcataCACATGAGAGACATATACTCCACTGTAATAGACATCCACACCCTGAGGATCAAGGAACAAAAGCAGCTGAGTGGTGCCTTCACTGGCTTGTTGGGGGAAGGAGAACTTGGGCACAGCGGGAGCTCGTGTGCATCACGGCTGGCTGCGAACACGGTTGCGCCTTTCTCTGGCTTCAAGAGTAATTTTAGAATGGATAGTTCTGCTGAAGAAGATGAGATTACCCTAAGCGAAGACAGGACCACTGGTAGCCTTCTGCCACCTCTGCTGACTGAGCAATCTGGTTCAGTCTTTGGACTTTACCCTCACTCCACCAAGGCTTCAGATGACAAAAACACTAGCTCTATAAAGTGTGAAACAAAATCCATTGTATCATCTTCTATTAGTGCTTTCACACTGCCAGTAATTAAACTGAATAACTGTGTTATTGATGAGCCTAGTATAGACAACATAACTGAGGACTCAGAGATCACTAGGAGTCGGTCTAGAAATCTGTCGATGGATTCTCTGGCCATTCCACTAACTGATACCAATGAATCTTACAGACCGGCCGCTACCATGCTGCCACGACACAATTCATTTGTGGACACTCCATCTGATCAGTTCAAATCTTCTATGACTCTTGGACCAAGCACAGGAAAGCTTTTATCCCCTGGCGCTGCCAGGAAACAGTTCGGGTCCAACACATCTTTGCATCTTCTCTCTTCACATTCAAAGTCCCTGGACTTGGACAGGGGTCCCTCTACACTCACTGTCCAAGCTGAACAAAGGAAGCACCCCAGCTGGCCCAGACTGGATCGGAGCAACAGTAAAGGATATATGAAACTAGAAAACAAAGAGGACCCAATGGATAGGTTACTTGTGCCACAAGCAGCAGTCAAGAAAGACTTTACTAATAAGGAAAAGCTTCTTATGATATCAAGATCTCATAATAATTTGAGTTTTGAACATGATGAGTTTTTGAGTAACAACCTGAAGCGAGGAACTTCTGAAACAAGATTTTAA
- the TMEM200A gene encoding transmembrane protein 200A isoform X2 — protein sequence MIATGGVITGLAALKRQDSARSQQHVNLATAPASEEKKPVRRRPRADVVIVRGKIRLYSPSGFFLVLGVLIAFLGIAMAILGYWPQKEQLLGSEDNLSVNETQVLRSQGSILLRFFEQHVHSDKMKMLGPFTMGIGIFIFICANAILHENRDKETKIIHMRDIYSTVIDIHTLRIKEQKQLSGAFTGLLGEGELGHSGSSCASRLAANTVAPFSGFKSNFRMDSSAEEDEITLSEDRTTGSLLPPLLTEQSGSVFGLYPHSTKASDDKNTSSIKCETKSIVSSSISAFTLPVIKLNNCVIDEPSIDNITEDSEITRSRSRNLSMDSLAIPLTDTNESYRPAATMLPRHNSFVDTPSDQFKSSMTLGPSTGKLLSPGAARKQFGSNTSLHLLSSHSKSLDLDRGPSTLTVQAEQRKHPSWPRLDRSNSKGYMKLENKEDPMDRLLVPQAAVKKDFTNKEKLLMISRSHNNLSFEHDEFLSNNLKRGTSETRF from the coding sequence ATGATAGCAACCGGAGGAGTCATAACAGGACTGGCTGCCTTAAAAAGGCAAGACTCTGCCAGATCTCAGCAACATGTAAATCTTGCCACAGCACCAGCTTCTGAGGAGAAGAAACCAGTTAGACGCCGGCCCAGGGCAGATGTAGTAATTGTCAGGGGCAAAATCCGTCTCTATTCTCCATCAGGATTCTTCCTGGTTTTGGGAGTGCTTATCGCATTCTTGGGAATTGCAATGGCCATCCTTGGATACTGGCCCCAAAAGGAACAGCTTTTAGGATCTGAAGATAATCTATCTGTAAATGAAACCCAGGTCCTGAGAAGTCAAGGAAGCATTTTACTGCGTTTCTTTGAACAGCATGTGCACTCAGATAAGATGAAAATGCTGGGCCCTTTTACTATGGGTATTggaatcttcatttttatttgcgCAAATGCCATTCTGCATGAAAACCGtgacaaggaaacaaaaatcataCACATGAGAGACATATACTCCACTGTAATAGACATCCACACCCTGAGGATCAAGGAACAAAAGCAGCTGAGTGGTGCCTTCACTGGCTTGTTGGGGGAAGGAGAACTTGGGCACAGCGGGAGCTCGTGTGCATCACGGCTGGCTGCGAACACGGTTGCGCCTTTCTCTGGCTTCAAGAGTAATTTTAGAATGGATAGTTCTGCTGAAGAAGATGAGATTACCCTAAGCGAAGACAGGACCACTGGTAGCCTTCTGCCACCTCTGCTGACTGAGCAATCTGGTTCAGTCTTTGGACTTTACCCTCACTCCACCAAGGCTTCAGATGACAAAAACACTAGCTCTATAAAGTGTGAAACAAAATCCATTGTATCATCTTCTATTAGTGCTTTCACACTGCCAGTAATTAAACTGAATAACTGTGTTATTGATGAGCCTAGTATAGACAACATAACTGAGGACTCAGAGATCACTAGGAGTCGGTCTAGAAATCTGTCGATGGATTCTCTGGCCATTCCACTAACTGATACCAATGAATCTTACAGACCGGCCGCTACCATGCTGCCACGACACAATTCATTTGTGGACACTCCATCTGATCAGTTCAAATCTTCTATGACTCTTGGACCAAGCACAGGAAAGCTTTTATCCCCTGGCGCTGCCAGGAAACAGTTCGGGTCCAACACATCTTTGCATCTTCTCTCTTCACATTCAAAGTCCCTGGACTTGGACAGGGGTCCCTCTACACTCACTGTCCAAGCTGAACAAAGGAAGCACCCCAGCTGGCCCAGACTGGATCGGAGCAACAGTAAAGGATATATGAAACTAGAAAACAAAGAGGACCCAATGGATAGGTTACTTGTGCCACAAGCAGCAGTCAAGAAAGACTTTACTAATAAGGAAAAGCTTCTTATGATATCAAGATCTCATAATAATTTGAGTTTTGAACATGATGAGTTTTTGAGTAACAACCTGAAGCGAGGAACTTCTGAAACAAGATTTTAA